In Sphingomonas sp. R1, a single genomic region encodes these proteins:
- the cobI gene encoding precorrin-2 C(20)-methyltransferase — MSIGTIHGVGLGPGAPDLLSVRADRLVRGARHVAYFRKAGRPGQARRIAEGMLRPDAVELAMEYPVTTEIPVSDPRYNVCLSAFYAACTDRLLALARSGEDVVVLCEGDPFFYGSFMHLHSRLSGQVPVAVVPGITGMAGAWNATGQPITWGDDVLTIAMATLPEDELVRRIRDTDALVVMKIGRHLAKLRRAVVAAGREAQAWLVEHAAMPDQRVTPLVEATSVTPYFSILLIHGQGRRP, encoded by the coding sequence ATGAGCATCGGGACCATCCACGGCGTCGGCCTCGGCCCCGGCGCGCCGGACCTGCTGAGCGTCCGCGCCGATCGGCTGGTACGCGGCGCCCGCCATGTCGCCTATTTCCGGAAGGCAGGGCGCCCCGGCCAGGCCCGCCGCATCGCCGAGGGCATGCTGCGCCCCGATGCGGTCGAGCTGGCCATGGAATATCCGGTGACGACCGAGATCCCGGTCAGCGATCCGCGCTACAATGTTTGCCTTTCAGCCTTCTACGCCGCCTGTACCGACAGGCTGCTGGCCCTTGCTCGATCGGGCGAGGACGTGGTGGTGCTGTGCGAGGGCGATCCGTTCTTCTACGGCTCGTTCATGCACCTGCATTCCCGATTGTCGGGGCAGGTGCCGGTGGCAGTGGTGCCCGGGATCACGGGAATGGCGGGCGCGTGGAATGCCACCGGTCAGCCGATCACCTGGGGCGACGACGTCCTCACCATCGCCATGGCGACGCTTCCCGAGGACGAACTGGTCCGTCGCATCCGTGATACCGATGCGCTGGTGGTGATGAAGATCGGGCGCCACCTCGCCAAGCTGCGCCGGGCAGTAGTGGCAGCGGGCCGCGAGGCCCAGGCCTGGCTGGTCGAGCATGCGGCGATGCCCGACCAACGGGTGACCCCGCTGGTCGAGGCGACCAGCGTCACGCCCTATTTCTCGATCCTGCTGATCCACGGGCAGGGGCGGCGGCCATGA
- the cobJ gene encoding precorrin-3B C(17)-methyltransferase, with protein sequence MSGWLAIAGLGPGDAALVTPEVGAALAEATDVVGYVPYVARVAPRAGLTLHASDNRVELDRAALALRMAAEGRRVVVVSSGDPGVFAMASAVFEALEAGPSPWRALDIRVLPGITAMLAASARAGAPLGHDFCAINLSDNLKPWTLIEKRVRLAAEADFAMAFYNPRSRARPEGFARILALLLECCGPARPILFARAVSTPEEALCSMPLGEARAEMADMRTMVILGSSTTRTIARAGQPILYTPRFVAAGA encoded by the coding sequence ATGAGCGGCTGGCTCGCCATTGCAGGGCTCGGGCCGGGGGACGCGGCACTGGTGACGCCCGAAGTCGGCGCGGCGCTGGCCGAGGCGACCGACGTGGTCGGCTATGTGCCCTATGTCGCCAGGGTTGCGCCGCGCGCCGGGCTGACGCTGCACGCCTCGGACAACCGCGTGGAGCTAGATCGCGCAGCGCTGGCGCTCCGTATGGCGGCGGAGGGGCGGCGCGTGGTGGTGGTATCCTCAGGCGATCCCGGCGTGTTCGCAATGGCGTCCGCGGTGTTCGAGGCGCTCGAGGCGGGCCCCAGCCCGTGGCGCGCGCTCGACATCCGCGTATTGCCCGGCATCACCGCGATGCTGGCGGCAAGCGCGCGCGCAGGGGCGCCGCTTGGCCATGACTTCTGCGCGATCAACCTCTCGGACAATCTCAAGCCCTGGACGCTGATCGAGAAGCGCGTGCGGCTCGCCGCCGAGGCGGATTTCGCCATGGCCTTCTACAATCCGCGCTCCCGCGCCCGGCCCGAGGGCTTTGCGCGGATCTTGGCGCTGCTGCTGGAATGCTGCGGCCCGGCGCGTCCGATCCTGTTCGCCCGCGCCGTTTCCACCCCGGAGGAAGCGCTGTGCAGCATGCCGCTCGGCGAAGCGCGTGCAGAGATGGCGGACATGCGGACGATGGTGATCCTCGGCTCTAGCACGACGCGGACGATTGCCCGCGCGGGCCAGCCGATCCTTTACACGCCGCGCTTCGTGGCGGCGGGCGCATGA
- a CDS encoding cobalt-precorrin-6A reductase translates to MPNVLLLGGTTEASGLAQLLAAHRIPTMLSYAGRTERPRAQPVPVRVGGFGGADGLAAYVRDHRITHLVDATHPFAATMSGNAVAAAAAAAIPLLALTRPAWTAQPGDRWQHVPDIPAAVAALDGPGRRILLALGRMHVAAFTAQPQHRYVLRFVDAPSQAPALPNHALIVDRGPFTVAGDSALMTAHGIDLVVCKNAGGSGAEAKLIAARTLGVPVLMIDRPVLPTRAEVTDPQTVLDWLDHAPAATKRGV, encoded by the coding sequence ATGCCGAACGTCCTGCTGCTCGGCGGCACCACCGAAGCAAGCGGCTTGGCACAGTTGCTCGCGGCGCACCGTATCCCGACGATGCTGAGCTATGCCGGCCGGACCGAACGGCCCCGGGCGCAGCCGGTGCCCGTGCGGGTCGGCGGCTTTGGCGGGGCGGACGGCCTTGCGGCCTATGTGCGGGACCATCGGATCACCCATCTGGTCGATGCCACGCACCCCTTCGCCGCGACGATGAGCGGCAATGCGGTCGCGGCGGCAGCGGCGGCAGCGATCCCCCTGCTCGCCCTCACCCGCCCGGCCTGGACCGCGCAGCCCGGGGATCGCTGGCAGCATGTGCCGGACATCCCGGCGGCCGTCGCGGCGCTGGACGGGCCGGGTCGCCGCATTCTGCTGGCGCTTGGCCGGATGCACGTCGCGGCCTTCACCGCGCAGCCGCAGCATCGCTACGTCCTGCGCTTCGTCGATGCCCCCAGCCAGGCCCCGGCACTGCCGAACCACGCGCTGATCGTCGATCGCGGCCCGTTCACGGTCGCGGGCGACAGCGCGCTGATGACGGCGCACGGCATCGATCTGGTCGTTTGCAAGAATGCCGGCGGCAGCGGTGCGGAGGCCAAACTGATTGCGGCACGGACGCTGGGCGTGCCCGTCCTGATGATCGACCGACCCGTGCTGCCGACCCGCGCGGAAGTGACCGATCCGCAGACGGTGCTCGATTGGCTGGATCATGCGCCCGCCGCCACGAAGCGCGGCGTGTAA
- the cbiE gene encoding precorrin-6y C5,15-methyltransferase (decarboxylating) subunit CbiE: MAELPWLTILGIGEDGASGLSDAARAALDAAELVMGAPRHLTLLPGLRCETVEWPVPFAEGIPLLLAQRGRRVVLLASGDPFWFGAGTSVTRHLAPGEWIAHPAAASFAIAAARLGWAVQETTCLGLHAAPCARLRPHLAPSQRLMVLVRDGAAVGEVARYLAETGFGGSTLHVLEALGGARERVRQTIAASFALADVAHPVLLGIEVRGDGAVLPATNGRPDVWFASDGQLTKQPVRALTLAALAPRPGELLWDIGAGSGSIGIEWLLAHPANRAVAIEANPARAERARANAATLGADRLDVRTGRAPEMLPEGMPDAVFIGGGLSPSLLAALWGRLPQGTRLVANAVTLESEALLAQWHGRVGGTLLRIELADAAPLGGRHGWKARYPVVQWSIVR, encoded by the coding sequence ATGGCTGAGCTCCCCTGGTTGACGATCCTCGGGATCGGCGAAGACGGCGCGAGCGGCCTGTCTGACGCCGCCCGCGCAGCGCTCGACGCGGCCGAGCTGGTGATGGGCGCACCCCGCCATCTCACGCTGCTGCCGGGGCTTAGGTGCGAGACGGTGGAATGGCCAGTGCCGTTTGCAGAAGGCATCCCGCTGCTGCTCGCCCAGCGCGGGCGCCGGGTGGTGCTGCTCGCGTCGGGCGATCCCTTCTGGTTCGGCGCCGGCACCAGCGTCACACGGCATCTCGCGCCCGGCGAATGGATCGCGCATCCCGCGGCCGCCAGCTTCGCGATCGCCGCGGCACGGCTTGGCTGGGCGGTTCAGGAAACCACGTGCCTCGGGCTCCATGCGGCGCCGTGCGCGCGCCTCCGGCCCCATCTTGCGCCCAGCCAGCGGCTGATGGTGCTGGTTCGCGATGGGGCCGCGGTGGGCGAGGTGGCGCGCTATCTGGCGGAGACCGGCTTCGGCGGCTCCACACTGCACGTGCTGGAAGCGCTGGGGGGCGCACGCGAGCGGGTCCGGCAGACGATCGCTGCATCGTTCGCGCTCGCCGATGTCGCGCACCCGGTGCTGCTCGGGATCGAGGTTCGCGGGGACGGCGCCGTGCTGCCCGCCACCAACGGCCGACCGGATGTCTGGTTCGCCTCGGACGGCCAGCTGACCAAGCAGCCGGTTCGCGCGCTGACCCTTGCCGCGCTCGCGCCGCGCCCCGGCGAGTTGCTTTGGGATATCGGCGCCGGCTCGGGCTCGATCGGGATCGAATGGCTGCTGGCCCACCCCGCCAATCGCGCTGTGGCGATCGAGGCCAATCCGGCCCGCGCCGAGCGCGCGCGCGCCAACGCCGCCACGCTCGGCGCGGACCGGCTGGACGTCCGCACCGGACGCGCGCCCGAAATGCTGCCAGAGGGCATGCCCGACGCGGTCTTCATCGGCGGAGGGCTGTCCCCGTCGCTGCTGGCGGCGCTTTGGGGGCGTCTTCCGCAGGGCACGCGGCTGGTCGCCAATGCGGTGACGCTGGAGTCCGAGGCGCTGCTGGCCCAGTGGCATGGGCGCGTCGGCGGCACTCTGCTCCGCATCGAACTGGCGGATGCCGCGCCGCTCGGTGGCCGTCATGGCTGGAAGGCCCGCTATCCGGTGGTCCAGTGGAGCATCGTGCGATGA
- a CDS encoding cobalamin biosynthesis protein produces the protein MIVAGFGFRSGATLESLRAALALAQAGAPPVTHVASVADKLPLLRGLGLPVIAATGIAQVATPTRSPASLAARGTGSVAEAAALLAAGPGARLLAPRCISPDRMATCALAEGPRA, from the coding sequence ATGATCGTCGCGGGCTTTGGCTTTCGCAGCGGCGCAACGCTGGAGTCGCTGCGGGCGGCGCTGGCACTGGCGCAAGCCGGTGCGCCGCCGGTTACCCATGTCGCGAGCGTAGCGGACAAGCTGCCGCTGCTCCGCGGCCTCGGGCTGCCCGTGATCGCAGCCACGGGCATCGCACAGGTCGCGACGCCGACCCGCTCGCCCGCCAGCCTTGCTGCGCGCGGCACCGGCAGCGTCGCGGAAGCCGCAGCGCTGCTCGCCGCCGGACCCGGCGCGCGGCTCTTGGCGCCGCGCTGCATTTCTCCCGATCGAATGGCGACCTGCGCCCTTGCCGAAGGACCCCGAGCATGA
- the cobM gene encoding precorrin-4 C(11)-methyltransferase, which produces MTVHFIGAGPGAADLLTLRGRDLIAASPVCLYAGSLIPEAILAHCPPGARIVNTAPLDLDAIVAEIVAAHAGGQDVARLHSGDLSVWSAMGEQLRRLRALGIPFTVTPGVPAFAAAAAALEAELTLPELGQSLVLTRTPGRASRMPERERLTTFAASGATLAIHLSIHNLAQVVADLLPDYGADCPVVVVWRASWPDQRIVRATLATIVAAVAGSMERTALILVGPVLGGEHFGASRLYAAGYDRRFRPQDVGSRFAESAE; this is translated from the coding sequence ATGACCGTCCACTTCATCGGCGCCGGCCCCGGCGCGGCCGACCTGCTGACCCTGCGTGGCCGCGACCTCATCGCCGCGAGCCCGGTATGTCTTTATGCAGGCTCGCTGATCCCGGAGGCGATCCTCGCCCACTGTCCGCCGGGCGCGCGCATCGTCAATACCGCCCCGCTCGATCTCGACGCGATCGTCGCCGAGATCGTTGCCGCGCATGCGGGCGGCCAGGATGTCGCCCGGCTGCATTCGGGGGATCTTTCGGTGTGGTCGGCGATGGGCGAGCAACTGCGCAGACTGCGCGCGCTCGGCATCCCGTTCACCGTTACCCCGGGCGTGCCCGCATTCGCGGCGGCGGCGGCGGCACTGGAAGCCGAACTGACCCTGCCCGAGCTCGGGCAATCGCTGGTGCTCACCCGGACCCCCGGTCGTGCCAGCCGGATGCCCGAGCGGGAGCGCCTGACGACCTTCGCGGCCAGCGGGGCGACGCTGGCGATCCATCTCTCGATCCACAATCTGGCACAGGTCGTTGCCGACCTCCTGCCCGACTACGGCGCGGACTGCCCGGTGGTGGTGGTATGGCGCGCGAGCTGGCCCGATCAACGCATCGTCCGCGCGACGCTGGCGACCATCGTGGCGGCGGTCGCCGGCAGCATGGAACGGACCGCGCTGATCCTAGTCGGGCCGGTGCTCGGCGGGGAGCATTTCGGCGCAAGCAGACTCTACGCTGCCGGCTATGACCGCCGCTTCCGTCCGCAAGATGTCGGCTCGCGCTTTGCGGAGTCCGCCGAATGA
- a CDS encoding cobyrinate a,c-diamide synthase, which translates to MIPPGVIIAAPASGSGKTTVMLGLLRALAEDGLAVQPFKNGPDYIDPAFHRAACGRPSFNLDSWAMDEGLLGAITARGEGADLVLAEGSMGLFDGVASSGASGTGATADLARRMGWPVVLVLDVSGQAQSAAATALGFARLDSALPFAGVILNRVASPRHERLVRVGMAAAGLPVLGALPRRADLVLPERHLGLVQAVEHPDLDRRIADYAAFVRAHVDLHALRRAAAGAGVAAPDGRLPPPPAQRIAIAQDAAFSFLYPHLLQGWRQAGAEILPFSPLADQAPDPAADLVWLPGGYPELHAGTIAAATTCLDALRRHAETRPVHGECGGYMVLGEALIDKDGTAHRMAGLLGLVTSHAQRRLHLGYRRATLAAPIASLAAGIHLSGHEFHYATIVSQVDAALATVTDADGNPVPETGSVRERVTGSFFHLIAAAA; encoded by the coding sequence ATGATCCCGCCTGGCGTGATCATCGCCGCCCCGGCCTCGGGAAGCGGCAAGACCACGGTGATGCTGGGCCTGCTGCGCGCGCTGGCGGAGGACGGACTTGCCGTTCAGCCGTTCAAAAACGGTCCGGACTATATCGACCCGGCCTTCCACCGCGCGGCCTGCGGTCGCCCCTCGTTCAACCTCGACAGCTGGGCGATGGACGAGGGGCTGCTCGGCGCCATCACGGCGCGCGGCGAGGGCGCCGACCTCGTGCTGGCCGAAGGGTCGATGGGGTTGTTCGACGGGGTGGCCTCGTCGGGTGCGAGCGGGACGGGCGCGACGGCGGATCTGGCCCGGCGAATGGGGTGGCCGGTGGTGCTGGTGCTGGACGTGTCGGGGCAGGCGCAGTCCGCCGCCGCGACGGCGCTGGGCTTTGCCCGGCTCGATTCCGCGCTGCCCTTTGCCGGTGTGATCCTCAACCGCGTCGCCAGCCCGCGCCACGAGCGGCTGGTACGGGTCGGCATGGCGGCGGCCGGTCTCCCGGTACTGGGTGCGCTGCCGCGGCGCGCGGATCTGGTTCTGCCCGAGCGTCACCTCGGCCTCGTCCAGGCGGTGGAGCATCCCGATCTCGATCGTCGCATCGCGGACTATGCAGCGTTCGTCCGGGCCCATGTCGATCTCCACGCCCTTCGGCGTGCAGCGGCGGGGGCGGGCGTGGCTGCGCCCGACGGTCGACTGCCACCCCCGCCGGCGCAGCGCATCGCGATCGCGCAGGATGCCGCCTTCTCGTTCCTTTACCCGCATCTGCTTCAGGGCTGGCGACAGGCAGGGGCCGAGATTCTGCCTTTCTCGCCGCTGGCGGACCAAGCCCCCGATCCCGCAGCGGATCTGGTGTGGCTGCCCGGCGGCTATCCCGAGCTTCATGCGGGCACCATCGCCGCGGCAACCACCTGCCTGGATGCCCTGCGCCGCCATGCCGAGACGCGCCCGGTGCACGGCGAATGCGGCGGGTACATGGTGCTGGGCGAGGCGCTCATCGACAAGGACGGTACGGCGCATCGCATGGCGGGTCTGCTCGGCCTCGTCACCAGCCATGCCCAGCGCCGCCTGCATCTCGGCTATCGCCGCGCGACACTGGCCGCGCCCATCGCAAGTCTCGCCGCCGGCATTCACCTCAGCGGGCATGAGTTTCATTATGCGACGATCGTGTCGCAGGTCGATGCAGCCTTGGCGACGGTGACGGATGCCGACGGGAACCCGGTCCCCGAAACCGGATCGGTACGCGAGCGGGTGACCGGCAGCTTCTTCCACCTGATCGCGGCTGCGGCATGA
- the cobF gene encoding precorrin-6A synthase (deacetylating) gives MIALQLIGIGTGNPDHLTREAVGVLNTADLILIPRKEHAADLADLRHAICAAVLTRTVPITEFDMPVRAGEGDYVQAVHAWHDAIAAAWRAAIEARLPGGGCVALLVWGDPSLYDSTLRIAARLPGMSVRVVPGITSVQALTAAHGIPLNALAGTVAITTGRLLRAQGWPPYAETLVVMLDGGCAFETLDPAGLCIWWGAFLGMSRQALDHGPLAEAGPRIAATRAALRARHGWIMDIYLLRKDQP, from the coding sequence ATGATCGCGCTCCAGCTGATCGGCATCGGAACAGGCAATCCGGACCATCTGACGCGAGAGGCCGTAGGGGTGCTCAACACCGCCGACCTCATCCTCATCCCGCGCAAGGAACATGCTGCAGACCTCGCCGATCTACGCCACGCGATCTGCGCCGCCGTGCTCACGCGCACGGTGCCGATCACCGAGTTCGACATGCCGGTACGGGCGGGGGAGGGCGACTATGTCCAGGCAGTCCATGCCTGGCACGATGCCATCGCCGCGGCTTGGCGCGCTGCCATCGAGGCGCGCCTGCCCGGCGGCGGTTGCGTGGCACTGCTCGTCTGGGGCGATCCCTCGCTCTACGACAGCACGCTGCGGATCGCCGCACGGCTGCCTGGCATGTCGGTGCGCGTGGTGCCCGGCATCACCAGCGTCCAGGCGCTGACGGCGGCGCATGGGATACCGCTCAACGCGCTGGCGGGCACGGTTGCGATCACCACCGGACGGCTGCTGCGCGCACAGGGCTGGCCGCCTTATGCCGAGACGCTGGTGGTGATGCTCGACGGCGGCTGCGCGTTCGAGACGCTCGATCCCGCCGGCCTGTGCATCTGGTGGGGCGCCTTTCTCGGCATGTCCCGGCAGGCGCTCGACCACGGGCCGCTTGCCGAGGCGGGCCCGCGAATCGCCGCGACCCGCGCCGCGCTGCGCGCCCGCCATGGCTGGATCATGGACATCTATCTGCTTCGAAAGGACCAACCATGA
- the cobO gene encoding cob(I)yrinic acid a,c-diamide adenosyltransferase translates to MTRDDAAHAEKMRKIQAARATMMETKTEEKGLLIVHTGKGKGKSSAAMGMVVRAIGHGMKVGVVQFIKGAMATGEKAVFDAFPQQVEFKPMGEGFTWDTQDRARDIAVTRTAWEEVRRMIADPSYDVVLADELNIVLRYDYLPLDEVLQVFAARPPMQHVIATGRNAPEPLIDAADLVTEMLQVKHPFRSGVKAQKGIEF, encoded by the coding sequence ATGACCCGCGACGATGCCGCCCATGCCGAGAAGATGCGAAAGATCCAGGCGGCGCGCGCCACGATGATGGAGACCAAGACCGAGGAGAAGGGGCTCCTCATCGTCCATACCGGCAAGGGCAAGGGCAAGAGCAGCGCCGCCATGGGGATGGTGGTCCGCGCGATCGGCCACGGGATGAAGGTGGGCGTCGTCCAGTTCATCAAGGGTGCGATGGCCACCGGCGAGAAGGCGGTGTTCGACGCCTTTCCGCAGCAGGTGGAGTTCAAGCCGATGGGGGAGGGCTTCACCTGGGATACGCAGGACCGCGCCCGCGACATCGCCGTCACCCGCACCGCCTGGGAGGAAGTGCGGCGGATGATCGCCGATCCTTCGTACGACGTGGTGCTGGCCGATGAGCTCAACATCGTGCTGCGCTACGACTATCTGCCGCTCGACGAGGTGCTGCAGGTCTTCGCCGCACGTCCGCCGATGCAGCATGTCATCGCTACCGGCCGCAACGCGCCCGAGCCGCTGATCGACGCGGCCGATCTGGTGACCGAGATGCTGCAGGTGAAGCACCCGTTCCGATCGGGGGTGAAGGCGCAGAAGGGCATCGAGTTCTGA
- the bluB gene encoding 5,6-dimethylbenzimidazole synthase: MTAPPAFDPAFRAQFELLLRWRRDVRHFADRPIAEEEVAALLETAMLAPSVGNAQPWRLVRVRSPARRTALAEHVDTANARAARAYGGAAGQAYRALKLHGLREAPVLLAAFCDPAPQAGHGLGIATMPEMLHYSCVTAIHTLWLVARAKGIGLGWVSILEPETVTALLDVPQDWTLIALLCLGYPAEPAAIPELERRGWQAREALAERLFDR; encoded by the coding sequence CTGACCGCGCCGCCCGCCTTCGATCCCGCGTTCCGGGCGCAGTTCGAGCTGCTGCTCCGCTGGCGCCGCGACGTCCGTCATTTCGCCGATCGCCCCATTGCCGAGGAAGAGGTGGCGGCACTGCTCGAAACGGCGATGCTGGCGCCGTCGGTCGGCAATGCGCAGCCCTGGCGGCTCGTGCGGGTGCGGTCGCCTGCGCGGCGCACGGCGCTCGCCGAGCATGTCGACACGGCCAATGCACGCGCCGCGCGTGCCTATGGGGGGGCGGCGGGGCAGGCCTATCGCGCACTGAAGCTCCACGGCCTTCGCGAGGCCCCTGTGCTGCTGGCGGCATTCTGCGACCCGGCCCCGCAGGCAGGCCATGGCCTCGGCATCGCCACCATGCCGGAGATGCTGCACTATTCCTGCGTCACGGCGATCCACACGCTATGGCTTGTGGCGCGCGCCAAGGGTATCGGCCTGGGCTGGGTCTCCATCCTTGAGCCCGAGACGGTGACGGCCCTGCTCGACGTGCCGCAGGACTGGACGCTGATCGCGCTACTCTGTCTCGGCTATCCGGCCGAGCCTGCCGCCATTCCCGAACTCGAACGCCGTGGCTGGCAGGCACGCGAGGCGCTTGCCGAACGGCTGTTCGATCGCTGA
- a CDS encoding DUF1636 domain-containing protein, whose product MLTPVENGPAIVVCNTCRFSAEAREDAEGRRGGAVLADALTALRDADPRYAGIAIQQMPCLFACADHCTVHLRAPGKVGYVLGRFGPDADAAQAILDYAAHYAESDHGRVPFAQWPQGVKGHFIVRVPPEGQLVEG is encoded by the coding sequence ATGCTGACCCCGGTCGAAAACGGCCCCGCCATCGTGGTGTGCAACACCTGCCGCTTTTCCGCCGAAGCGCGCGAGGATGCGGAGGGCAGGCGCGGCGGTGCGGTGCTGGCGGACGCACTGACCGCGCTGCGCGATGCCGATCCGCGCTATGCCGGTATCGCGATCCAGCAGATGCCGTGCCTGTTCGCCTGTGCGGACCATTGCACCGTTCATCTTCGTGCGCCCGGCAAGGTCGGCTATGTGCTGGGACGCTTCGGCCCGGACGCCGATGCGGCCCAGGCGATCCTCGACTATGCTGCCCATTATGCCGAGAGCGACCATGGCCGCGTGCCGTTCGCGCAATGGCCGCAGGGTGTGAAGGGCCACTTTATCGTGCGCGTGCCTCCCGAAGGCCAGCTGGTGGAGGGATGA
- a CDS encoding TIGR02281 family clan AA aspartic protease translates to MTGFQGVNLVWLIAALVLVVSALSVRRIGFGLFVRTLLGWAVIVLVVVFAIGHRYELAAAWSALNNRLGLEDQRVEGDTVRIRMSPDGHFWARVTLNGIERRMLIDSGATVTAISEQTARKAAVALSDGLPAIIETANGSVAARRGRIGKVALGPLAMRDLGVVVSQNFGDLDVLGMNFLSRLHSWRVEGNVLVLEPKAASGTT, encoded by the coding sequence GTGACCGGCTTTCAAGGCGTGAATCTTGTATGGTTGATCGCCGCTCTGGTACTGGTGGTCAGCGCGCTGTCGGTGCGCCGCATCGGGTTCGGCCTGTTCGTGCGGACGCTGCTCGGCTGGGCGGTGATCGTGCTGGTCGTCGTGTTCGCCATCGGGCACCGCTACGAACTGGCGGCGGCATGGTCCGCGCTGAACAATCGGCTCGGCCTGGAGGACCAGCGGGTCGAAGGCGATACGGTACGGATCCGGATGAGCCCGGACGGCCATTTCTGGGCGCGCGTGACGCTGAACGGCATCGAACGCCGTATGCTGATCGACAGCGGCGCAACGGTGACGGCGATCTCGGAACAGACCGCGCGCAAGGCAGCGGTCGCGCTCTCGGACGGCCTGCCGGCGATCATCGAGACGGCCAATGGCAGCGTCGCTGCACGGCGTGGCCGGATTGGAAAGGTGGCGCTGGGGCCGCTTGCGATGCGCGACCTGGGCGTCGTCGTATCGCAGAATTTCGGCGACCTCGACGTGCTCGGCATGAACTTTTTGTCGCGTCTGCACAGCTGGCGGGTGGAAGGCAATGTCCTGGTCCTGGAACCGAAGGCCGCGTCGGGCACGACGTGA
- a CDS encoding MBL fold metallo-hydrolase: MLSIRILGSGTSSGVPRIGPDWGACDPANPRNRRTRASVLVRSSTTAILVDTSPDMREQLIAAQVSDIDAVLWTHDHADHCHGIDDLRQVMHARSGEPVRGLARPFTFEQLCKRFPYVFEGRGKYYPPVVAIEPLADRCTIGDISVRVVDQPHGGITSAGLRFEAGGKAIGYATDFHDLTAEMRALYAELDLWVVDALRRAPHPTHPDLNSVLGWIDELRPRHSALVHMDHSMDYATLVAELPAGVEPGYDGLELHA, from the coding sequence ATGCTGAGCATCCGCATCCTCGGATCGGGTACTTCCTCGGGCGTTCCCCGCATCGGCCCCGATTGGGGTGCCTGCGACCCCGCCAACCCCCGCAACCGCCGGACCCGCGCATCGGTGCTGGTGCGCAGCAGCACCACCGCGATCCTCGTCGACACCAGCCCGGACATGCGCGAACAACTGATCGCCGCACAGGTATCCGACATCGATGCCGTGCTCTGGACGCACGACCACGCCGATCATTGCCATGGCATCGACGATCTTCGCCAGGTGATGCACGCCCGAAGCGGCGAACCCGTGCGCGGTCTCGCACGACCGTTCACCTTCGAACAGCTTTGCAAGCGCTTTCCATATGTGTTTGAAGGGAGGGGAAAATACTATCCTCCGGTCGTCGCGATCGAGCCGTTGGCGGATCGGTGCACGATCGGCGACATCTCCGTTCGGGTGGTGGACCAGCCCCATGGCGGGATCACCTCGGCCGGCCTCCGGTTCGAAGCTGGTGGCAAGGCTATCGGCTATGCCACGGATTTTCATGACCTGACGGCGGAAATGCGCGCGCTGTACGCGGAGCTCGACCTGTGGGTTGTCGACGCGCTGCGTCGCGCGCCGCACCCCACCCATCCGGACCTGAACTCCGTGCTCGGCTGGATCGACGAGCTTCGCCCACGGCATTCAGCACTGGTCCATATGGATCATTCCATGGACTATGCGACGCTCGTCGCCGAGCTGCCCGCAGGCGTCGAGCCTGGCTATGACGGACTGGAGCTGCACGCGTGA